Below is a genomic region from Marinobacter salarius.
ACCAGCGACACCACCAGCTCAACTGCGGACCGGCCCAGCGGCCACTGGGCGTCGGGGTCCGGCTTGACCATCAGATAGATGCTGCCGGCAACCAGAACCACCGCAAGGATGGTTGGAAAGGTTTCCGGCCCAACGGTTTCGGCGCCGCCAAACGGCTCGGGCCACTGCTGTGCAACCCAGCCGTAAGCCACCGCCAGAACCATCAGGCCCAGGCCAAGAAGCCGATCACCCAGGCCTGTCATTTCAGCAGTCCTATTTCGCGGGACAGGTTCTCGATGTCCTGTACCTGTTGCTCGACAAAGCTGTCGAACTCATCTGCAGGCGGATGGAACGGAATGAGACCATTGGCCTTCATCACCTTTTTCCACTGCTCACTGGCATACAGGATATCGACGGTCTCGACCCAGAATGCCTTGGACTCATTGGATGCGCCTTTGGGCATGTAGAATCCGCGCCAGTTCGGGCCAACGGCGTCAACGCCCTGCTCTTTTGCGGTCGGAATATCGGCAAATTCACCCGGCAGGCGCTCGTCGGCCAGCACGGCCAGCACACGAAGGTCGCCCGACGACAGGAAACCGGTGACTTCGGAGATATCACCAGTGAAGGCATCGACCTGGCCACCGACCACCTGGGTCATGGCCTCACCACCGTTATTGTAGGAAAGGTACGGAATGGCGGGCAGTCGGTCGGCGCCGGCGGCCTTCGCGGTGATCAGCACCTTCAGATGATCCCATCCGCCCCGGGCACTGCCGCCCGCGAACTTGACGGATTTCGGGTTCTGTTTGATGGCATCGAGCAGTTGATTCAGGTTCTCATACTGTGAGTCCTTGCCTACGGCAATGACGCCGTAATCCGCGCCCAGTGCGCCAATCCAGGTCACCATATCGGCATCCAGCCCGGGGAACTGTTTCTGGGCGAGACGGGTGGTGGTTGCCGTTGATGCGGCGACAATCAGCTTGTCATCTTCCGCACGTTTGCTGACCGTGTGAGCATAGGCAACACCGCCGCCAGCACCGGCCATATTGATGGTCTGTACGGTGCCATCAACCAGGCCAAGGTCCCTCATTACATTACCAGCGCTGCGACAGGTAAAGTCCCAGCCGCCAC
It encodes:
- a CDS encoding tripartite tricarboxylate transporter TctB family protein — its product is MTGLGDRLLGLGLMVLAVAYGWVAQQWPEPFGGAETVGPETFPTILAVVLVAGSIYLMVKPDPDAQWPLGRSAVELVVSLVVLVVYAMLLEPLGFVISTTLAVGTLSWRMGAPARNAFLTGLISAVVVFVLFNYGLALSLPAGILEVN
- a CDS encoding Bug family tripartite tricarboxylate transporter substrate binding protein, encoding MLAKRCFLLVAIATLSFSALAWQPSGKVECIAPSDPGGGWDFTCRSAGNVMRDLGLVDGTVQTINMAGAGGGVAYAHTVSKRAEDDKLIVAASTATTTRLAQKQFPGLDADMVTWIGALGADYGVIAVGKDSQYENLNQLLDAIKQNPKSVKFAGGSARGGWDHLKVLITAKAAGADRLPAIPYLSYNNGGEAMTQVVGGQVDAFTGDISEVTGFLSSGDLRVLAVLADERLPGEFADIPTAKEQGVDAVGPNWRGFYMPKGASNESKAFWVETVDILYASEQWKKVMKANGLIPFHPPADEFDSFVEQQVQDIENLSREIGLLK